One Tissierellales bacterium genomic window, GAATCCGCTCTAGTTGTGTTGCCAACGGGTACAGGAAAGACCACAGTTGCCATAGAGGATTTGAGAGAGTTTTACGTGAAAAATAGTGATTTTAGAGCGCTAGTTTTAGTACCGAGTTTAGATTTAGTAAATCAGTGGGAAGAGGTACTCAGCCAAAATGCCGCACTAGACACATTTACCGTAGTAAAGACTTATGCAAAAGCTAGTCGTGAATATTACAATCACGAAAAAGATTTTTACGACTATATCGTGATAGACGAAGCACATCATGGAGCTGCGCCAGTTATTAGAAAAATACTTCATCACTATAAGCCTAAGTTTCTTCTAGGACTTACAGCAACAGATGAGCGATTGGATGAGAAAAAACTAGAAGAAGTGTTCGGAGCATATAATACAAAACTTAGTTTAAAAGAAGCCATAGAAAAAGGCATATTAGCTAGGATTAGAGCTTATAGACTAGAGACAAATATAGACCTTTCATCAGTCAAATTTAATGGAAAAGACTATATATTTAGCCAATTAGAAAAGAGTATAAAAATACCATCAAGAAACGAACTTATAGCAGATGTGGTAAAAACATACTTTTGTGACAGACTCAAAGGAAAGAGCGGATTGGTATTTTGCGTAAGTGTAGCACATGCAAAAGAAATGGCAAAAATCATGAGAGCAAGGGGAATAAATGCAGAATCTATAGATGGAAAAGATAAAAAGAGAGTAGAGAAAATCGATAAATACATGAACAAAGATATACAATTTCTTTGCACGTGCAGTCTACTTACAGAGGGATGGGATGCACCTCATACGTCAGTAATAGTAATGGCTAGACCTACATTGTCAAAAGTACTTTACACACAGCAACTTGGACGAGGAACTAGAAAATGTGAGGGAAAAGAAGCGCTATATGTAGTAGATATAGTTGATAACTACGGTTCATATGGAAGCGTGAGCAATAGACCTTGGTCAGTTCATTCTCTTCTAGGCATAGACACTTACAAAATGTTTGGAGATTTGATAAACACAGGTGGATCTACAGATGAATTGGTCGTATTAGATACAATACACGAAAGCCTTGTAAAGCTAGCACCATTTGATGTATTTACGATGCAACAATATTACGAAGATTATTTGAGTACAGAAGAACTTGCAAGAGCATTATTTGTATCAACTGGCACTGTTAATAACTGGATTAGAAAAAATCAAATAGAGCCGAGTGTTACTATACCAATGGGAAGAGGAAAACTCTCACTATTCCATCCAGATCAAGTATCGAAAATTAGAGAAGAGAAGAACTTAAAAGAACACACAGAAGAGACAATAGTAGATGATTTTTGGGAATTTATCGAAAAAGGAGACTACACATTTAGCTACAAAATGTATTTCAAATTGGCATTTTTGGACAAAGTAAATGAAACTGGGGATGTAGATGTAAAAGAACTCTTGGAAAGATATATAGAGTACTACGAACAGAGACATTTACAAGGTCTACAAGTAGATAGAGAAAATAGCCCATACAATGACATCGACTATGTAAGAGATAGAAAAAAGATGAAGACAAGCATGCTATCAAATCCATTTGAAAAGTTTGAAAGAAAGAGATTTCTATACCACGATAAAGATTTAGCTAAAATCGCCATTCATCATAGAATTTGGGATGATTTGGTTGAAAATGGTGGTATGGAGAGACTTAGAAGGAAGATGGAAGAGGATTTGGTGGGGTATTATGGGGATGCGGAGTAGAGGCGAATACTGATTATATCCATAGGAGATGATATTAAAAATGAAATATTCATGCATTATGGCTAGAAAAAAAGTAGACAGGAAATTGGTTGAAGAAGTATTTAAATTAATTGAAGACGGAATAAAAATTACGCTTATTATACCCAGTACTAACATTGAGAGCTATATTGGAAAGAAGGAAGAAGAATATATTGAACGACTTAAAGAAAATGGATTTTTGAGAATATACTATTTAAATGGGAATTTTTTTGAATTCAACATAGAAGATGGAATCAGAATAGAAAAAAAGCATGAAGAAATTCTTGGGAAAATTGAATTCAACATAGAGCAGTTTAAAGCGGAACATATGGACTTAAACAGCGATATTATAATAAAAGCTGGCGCAGGGACGGGAAAAACTAAAGTATTGATAGATCGAATATTGTATTTGATTCACATGAAACCGGATTTGGATTTAAAAAAGATAGTAATGCTTACATTTACTAATGAAGCAACGGTACAAATGAAAAATAAGCTAATAAAAAAACTCAAAGCTTATTTTGAGAATACAAAA contains:
- a CDS encoding DEAD/DEAH box helicase, which gives rise to MLVKQYLGEMGYTRKEKFTYEDILLSEAYEKSGVLVVVDAVEICCAPFSYKRYCQKQNEWVKKYKRVYRILDSDDEKQQLKEIETLKTFLNGGDVDYDTGKTMDREKHSIDPSPLEYLFEECFERAYGASGYKYLQREYSIVLKNGKTAYIDYALFNKDGTWIAIEENGVSYHHPNIIGEKRYRKMLFKQNSVVEQDGIIYRWDTESMQYKDRIVDEILEFVGDISKYHRQDYVKEQREFKLYEHQEEYLYQLKNDREAGVESALVVLPTGTGKTTVAIEDLREFYVKNSDFRALVLVPSLDLVNQWEEVLSQNAALDTFTVVKTYAKASREYYNHEKDFYDYIVIDEAHHGAAPVIRKILHHYKPKFLLGLTATDERLDEKKLEEVFGAYNTKLSLKEAIEKGILARIRAYRLETNIDLSSVKFNGKDYIFSQLEKSIKIPSRNELIADVVKTYFCDRLKGKSGLVFCVSVAHAKEMAKIMRARGINAESIDGKDKKRVEKIDKYMNKDIQFLCTCSLLTEGWDAPHTSVIVMARPTLSKVLYTQQLGRGTRKCEGKEALYVVDIVDNYGSYGSVSNRPWSVHSLLGIDTYKMFGDLINTGGSTDELVVLDTIHESLVKLAPFDVFTMQQYYEDYLSTEELARALFVSTGTVNNWIRKNQIEPSVTIPMGRGKLSLFHPDQVSKIREEKNLKEHTEETIVDDFWEFIEKGDYTFSYKMYFKLAFLDKVNETGDVDVKELLERYIEYYEQRHLQGLQVDRENSPYNDIDYVRDRKKMKTSMLSNPFEKFERKRFLYHDKDLAKIAIHHRIWDDLVENGGMERLRRKMEEDLVGYYGDAE